The Montipora capricornis isolate CH-2021 chromosome 1, ASM3666992v2, whole genome shotgun sequence genome contains a region encoding:
- the LOC138059420 gene encoding uncharacterized protein: MVNDIAAVSPMNNLLMEYADDITISVPVRQSPDTATAEVEYMKKWADINEMSLNITKTWEMCMHGKTTKLSPPELPGIKTKSWLKLFGVTFQEDVTNWDIHIDNMLFKARSQMYILRVCKSYGYSKDQLNNLFNSLVMSVFLYGIEVWGAAYQRKYLDRIDRFLKRAHRFGFVTKETILYLIKDRDSKLFKNVIRDDHILHDLLPPKRKRVLCERKHDFIFLRVRTKRFKHSFHNRCIFY; encoded by the coding sequence ATGGTGAATGATATTGCAGCTGTTTCTCCAATGAACAATCTCTTAATGGAGTATGCTGATGACATTACGATAAGTGTTCCGGTTAGGCAAAGCCCTGATACTGCCACCGCTGAGGTTGAGTACATGAAGAAGTGGGCTGATATAAACGAGATGTCTCTCAATATTACCAAAACATGGGAAATGTGCATGCACGGCAAAACTACGAAGTTATCCCCGCCAGAATTACCAGGAATAAAAACGAAATCATGGTTAAAACTGTTTGGAGTTACATTTCAGGAAGATGTTACTAACTGGGACATCCACATCGACAATATGCTATTTAAAGCGAGAAGTCAAATGTACATTCTTAGGGTGTGCAAATCCTATGGATATTCCAAGGATCAACTCAATAATTTGTTTAACTCGCTCGTGATGTCTGTATTTTTGTATGGGATCGAAGTCTGGGGTGCAGCCTACCAGCGAAAATATCTAGACAGAATCGACAGGTTTCTCAAGAGGGCCCACAGGTTTGGCTTTGTCACAAAGGAAACaatactttacttaattaaagATAGGGACTCTAAGCTTTTTAAGAACGTAATCAGAGATGACCATATACTTCATGATTTGCTACCTCCAAAGAGGAAACGTGTGCTTTGTGAGCGTAAGCATGATTTTATATTTCTGAGGGTTAGAACTAAACGCTTCAAGCACAGTTTCCATAATAGATGCATTTTCTATTAA